From a region of the Falco peregrinus isolate bFalPer1 chromosome 5, bFalPer1.pri, whole genome shotgun sequence genome:
- the SOCS1 gene encoding suppressor of cytokine signaling 1, with protein sequence MVAHSKVSADNAVAADPRRLLDPPARERSQARGRPSAVQAQSNTHFRTFRSQADFSSITRASSLLDACGFYWGPLTVSAAHEKLKPEPEGTFLIRDSTQKNCFFAISVKTASGPTSIRINFQTGRFSLDGSKETFDCLFKLLEHYLSSPRKVLVTPLRKVRVQPLQELCRKSIVKTFGRENLNHIPLNPVLKDYLKSFPFQI encoded by the coding sequence ATGGTAGCGCACAGCAAGGTGTCAGCAGATAATGCAGTTGCAGCAGACCCGAGACGTCTACTTGACCCTCCAGCACGGGAGCGTTCGCAGGCTCGAGGCCGGCCCAGCGCTGTGCAGGCACAGAGCAACACGCACTTCAGAACCTTTCGCTCGCAAGCGGATTTTAGTAGCATCACTCGAGCAAGCAGCCTGCTGGATGCCTGTGGATTCTACTGGGGACCTCTGACTGTCAGTGCTGCCCACGAGAAGCTGAAGCCTGAGCCCGAGGGCACCTTCCTCATCAGGGACAGCACCCAAAAGAATTGCTTCTTTGCCATCAGTGTTAAGACTGCGTCTGGGCCCACCAGCATCCGGATAAACTTTCAGACTGGGCGTTTCAGCCTGGATGGCAGCAAAGAGACTTTTGACTGTCTCTTTAAGCTGCTGGAACATTACCTAAGCTCACCGAGGAAGGTACTGGTTACCCCCCTGCGCAAAGTCCGCGTGCAGCCCTTGCAGGAGCTCTGCCGGAAAAGCATTGTGAAGACTTTTGGAAGAGAGAACTTAAATCATATCCCTCTCAATCCTGTTCTAAAGGACTATCTGAAATCCTTCCCATTTCAGATATAA